In Callospermophilus lateralis isolate mCalLat2 chromosome 18, mCalLat2.hap1, whole genome shotgun sequence, one DNA window encodes the following:
- the LOC143383745 gene encoding vomeronasal type-1 receptor 4-like, protein MAASDVAVGIIFLSQTVVGALGNSSLLLHYLVLYFTGYRVRHTDLILQHMFVANLLTLLCRGVPQTVAAFGVKDFLSDFGCKLLFYLHRVGRGVSIGSTCLLSVFQAIKISPADSSCSGLKVKSPKYIGFSIYLSWILYLLVNIMIISHMTGKRRNNNITSMKDYGYCSSVHPDKTSQSLYAVLLTFPDALCVGLMLWASSSMVLILHRHKQRMQHVHKTRSLRSSPESRATKTILLLVSTFVFFYTLSCIFQVCVIVIYNPHWLLVKMGAIVAGSFPALSPFLLMSRDSSASRLSLSGIRNRKIPNVRRNV, encoded by the coding sequence ATGGCAGCCAGTGATGTGGCTGTAGGAATCATCTTCCTGTCACAGACTGTGGTTGGAGCTCTGGgcaattcctctcttctcctccatTACCTGGTCCTTTACTTCACTGGGTACAGGGTAAGACACACAGACTTGATTCTTCAGCACATGTTTGTGGCCAACCTGTTAACTCTCCTGTGTAGAGGAGTTCCCCAGACAGTGGCAGCTTTTGGAGTGAAAGATTTCCTCAGTGATTTTGGATGCAAGCTGCTTTTCTATCTTCACAGGGTGGGCAGGGGTGTGTCCATCGGCAGCACCTGCCTCCTGAGTGTCTTCCAGGCCATTAAGATTAGTCCTGCGGACTCCAGTTGTTCAGGGCTTAAAGTGAAATCTCCCAAGTACATTGGTTTCTCCATATACCTGAGTTGGATTCTGTACCTGCTTGTAAATATTATGATTATTTCACATATGACTGGAAAAAGGAGAAACAATAATATCACAAGCATGAAAGATTATGGATACTGCTCTTCTGTTCATCCTGACAAAACCTCACAATCACTGTATGCAGTATTGCTAACCTTCCCTGATGCCCTGTGTGTGGGGCTCATGCTCTGGGCCAGCAGCTCCATGGTGCTCATCCTGCACAGGCACAAGCAGAGAATGCAGCATGTTCACAAGACCAGATCCCTCAGGTCCTCTCCTGAGTCCAGAGCCACCAAAACCATCCTTCTTTTGGTGAGCACTTTTGTGTTTTTTTACACACTTTCCTGCATCTTTCAGGTTTGTGTGATTGTTATTTATAATCCCCACTGGCTGCTGGTAAAGATGGGTGCCATTGTTGCTGGGAGTTTCCCAGCTCTCAGCCCCTTTCTGCTCATGAGCAGGGACTCCAGTGCATCCAGGCTCAGTCTCTCTGGAATAAGGAATAGGAAAATCCCCAATGTCAGGAGGAACGtgtaa